GACacaaatatctagcatgtctttcaatttttttaaatcatagaCACATTCAGAGTAACTCATTGTCCAGTGTGCTACAGgtttacagtttttttaaaatacatttctttaaaacaaatctTATTTTGTAGAGTAGATGCCAGTGATCTTGGGGAGTGCACCTTGTTTGCAGTCCAGCTGATTGttagaattagaattagaatacTTTGTCACTCCACTGCGTGCAGTACAGCGAAATTGAAAGCAGACCCATCTGTGCTATCATACAAGGTATAACAATTTGTACGAGGAgtacacatacacttacactatAATGAAGTACATATAAGGTGCTTGAGACTATAAACATTGTTCAGTAGATTATTGCACAATACACATGACATAATATGTGAGGTACATATAAGGTGCTTAGTTTGTAGCATTGTCTGACTAATTATTGCacattatcatttacattttcattttcagcatttagcagacgcttttatccaaagcgacttacacagtgagcggaacacaatgagcggaacacgatgagcaattgagggttaagggccttgctcagggacccaacagtggcaacttggtggtggcggggcttgaaccggcaaccttctgtttactactccagtaccttaaccactgagctatcactggcccattaTCAGATTGCCATTTGTTTGTAGCATTGTTTGACTAATTATTGCACAGTTTAAGATTGCAACTAGTAAGCTTGCTGAGTTCAGCTCTCTTATTGCACAGGGGTAGAAGCTATTCCTCATCCTGTTTGTCCTTGATGTAATTGATCTGTAACGTTTTCCAGAAGGCAATAATTCAAACAGATGATATCCTGGATGGgcgtgtaatgtaatgtaatgtagtgGATGTAACACTTAGTTTAAGAGAATAAATTAGCAATTTAATTATAGATAAaaataggccgctcaggtggcgcagcggtaaagtacgctagctcaccagagttggggtttcgaatacatcgtatcgaagctcagctctgcctttccgactgggctgggcggctgcatgaacaacgatcggctgttgttcagggttagagggtaaagaaagtcggatcataggtcctcataactggtgcaactacggcccctgctggctgactgatggcgcctgcacagggctgaggaataatgctgatgggggtatGGCCCTCCaagcacagtgcctgtcaagtgtatgaactcgacctgagcaggtgaaaaatgcacaatCCGTACTGACtgtgtgccggagggggcgcatgtcagtttgaaggcgtcctcagtcagcggtgaagggtcgaatcagtatagaggacgcggTCAGGGtaaattggacacgattagactgggggataaaattgggggaaaaaagtgggaaaagtagtaaataaaaaaataaagtaaaataataatagataaaaaTGACAGGCTTACAGagtgcaataaaaacaataacaaagaaATGAAATTATTTAGGATAGGCAATACAAAACCATGCTACAAAAATGACAGgaaaaattaaaacagttaCAAACAAATAAAGATGGTTGTTGCACCTTTAGAACATACAGAATTTCAGCTCATTAATATTAAAGTAAAATGGAATTTTgactacgttgttttgttttcttacgTAGTGTTTGTCAGGAGTATTTCATGGATGGAGGAATGAAAAAAGCGTTGGAGAAGGACGAGAAGACGGCAAGACACGCTGCAACTGCAAATGGAGCACCTTTAAAAGCTCAACCAGACTCCTTTAAGCCCAGGTGATCGGTCATTCTGATTACAAATCTCTGCATTTTATTGTTACAATCAAAATTCTTTAATTGATTTCTTACAAGAATTTCTGCACAATGAAGAACTTGGTTTATATTGACATTAAACCCAGGACAGACTGTTCCCCTTTTTATATGGTATCTTTCTGAGTGTGTACTGTTCTGTATGAAGCAAGAATGAGCAAAATATTACTTGCAAAACTACAACAATTATCCTCAGttcctaaattattaaaaagtgtaatttctTTGGAAAAGTTATGTAAcaatagggctgggcgattttcacgattaattcggttaattcgcatgaacgttttcacccgatgttagaatgtgacaatcgcgattgtttacatactttatattttaattaaaataccaacatgtcacgaggcagaaactgaccagacgcccgcggaatataaatcagggaaagtttaatatcaaaagggcaaaaacagtgtacaaaatcaggtaaagtccaaaaccagaggataaactaaaacagtaaacggaagacaacaaggattatacacggtaacggttagatttagaaataaggagcgcaaacatgatcggcaaaacgagacacaaacagaagactttaattaagattcactgaatcaaacaccgccgaactgaatcaaaactccggagacggtgagcccgatcaggattggctgaccgggacatGTGACAGTCACGTGACAGTACGTGAGCGCTTGGGatttgtagtccatattgttagaagcagaactggccccctccatccaccccccaatcacaagaggacaaaatgaaagctgagctgagtgattacttgatgccccccagtgtagatactgatacagactcacttagtggtggaaacagtaaacaggctcgtgttccttttaagaaacctgtaaagaatgTAAGGtggttctgctgcacaatatttaaaacaagagttgtttgtgagctattcttataaagcatatagataatttaaatttctattttgttttaattattgtgatatcgttattgttataaagtttgagtcccggtggtgctgttactatttttgcacttctgcagtcttttaaattacaatgcaaaaaaaagaaatttgagtcttatttcaattgcattatacaaaaccaaaaagaaatcgtaatcgacaatcggttatcattttaaattaatcgagatttttttttttttttttgcaaaatcgcccagccctatgtAACAaggtggtaaacatgcctctgtcccagttTTTTGAATCACATAAAGGTctactttttatttatgaaCTGTAATTATACTGATCATTAAAACATTGGGATCTTTATTTTGCATATTTGGCAGTTAAGGAAAAGGTTTAGAAAAGAAAAGTTTAAActgctgcatgttttggaaACTGAAAGAGTATCCAAACAGACAACACTGAAAACTCATGTTGTCACAGGCAGTGTTCAGACACACGGTTTGATGCATGaagttaaatttatttattaatttattaccatttCAGCCCAAACCTCCAGTTTGGCAAACTGCATCTGTTGGATGTGGGCAGTTGCTTCAATCCTTTCCTAAAATTTGATGAGTTCCTCACAGTGGGAATTGACATAGTGCCTGCAGTTGAGGTATGTGTGATTTATAAATTCAAATTATAAtaccacttttcttttttacagCATAGTTAAATGTAAGATATTGTTACTATAGTCCTGTATTTCTGCTTCCTTTCTTGACTTCAGAGTGTGTACAAGTGCGACTTCCTGAACCTGCAGCTTCAGCAGCCTCTTCAGCTGGCGGGGGATGCATTTAATGCATTCATCCATTACCTGCATGACCCTATTGATGCTCTGCCGGCGCAGCTTTTTCACGTGGTAGTGTTTTCCCTCCTGCTCTCTTATTTTCCCTCACCCTACCAGCGTTGGTTGTGCTGCAAGAAAGCACACGAGCTGCTCACGCTGCATGGCCTGCTTTTGATCATCACACCTGACTCATCACACCAAGGCCGGCACGCACTCATGATGCGCAGCTGGCGCGTGGCCATAGAGTCGCTGGGCTTCAGGCGCTACAAATACGTCAAGTTCTCTCACATGCACATGCTTGCCTTCCGCAAGGTCTCGGCCACCACCAGCAGTGACCTGGTGAGCCACAACTACCCTGAGATGTTGTACATCCCACAGGATTTTGGTGCAGTTGATGACGGTGAGGTGTTCATGGAGTCTTATCAGCCAGTGCGCTCTGATTTTGAAGATGAACAGGTAgctctgagcttctctgaactgCCCGACATTTCATATGACTCTGATTCAAGTGAAAGCCAAAGCAGTACAGCTCCTATCCATGAGCTGGAGGACCCTATTTTACTGTAcagctaaaatatatataactgCACTGGAGGATTATTGCCAGGCTTTTCTAGGCTTTTGTTTTTACATAGGGGTGGGCAATATGGCGAAAGTGTCATGAAATGTCATGAAGTAAATGGATACAAATGTATTACTTGTTGCATTACAATTCCCAGAATAATCAAACACGTTGTGAAGTTTAAATACATAACAAGATTGAAATATTACCATATTGCCCAGCCCTACATCTTTTTGCCTGAAACATTGCAGTTTGCACAATTAACTAACATTTATACAGAAACCCTAAGTGGCCCATGCACCTATGGCACAAATCCCCTAACTGTGCCATTTATTATGCCAACCTGGGGTGAAACcagagtttgtttattaggattagacTCTTAGTGatgct
The nucleotide sequence above comes from Trichomycterus rosablanca isolate fTriRos1 chromosome 8, fTriRos1.hap1, whole genome shotgun sequence. Encoded proteins:
- the bmt2 gene encoding S-adenosylmethionine sensor upstream of mTORC1, producing the protein MDLQPSSRTHTGIYTGTHSEPCRPMYGPAAQEDLLCEREQQEKLSGLVKSVHRKLRKKYKEVGDFEKIWREHCEDEQTLSEYAFAMKSLADNHWAKKCDGEGRIEWCRSVCQEYFMDGGMKKALEKDEKTARHAATANGAPLKAQPDSFKPSPNLQFGKLHLLDVGSCFNPFLKFDEFLTVGIDIVPAVESVYKCDFLNLQLQQPLQLAGDAFNAFIHYLHDPIDALPAQLFHVVVFSLLLSYFPSPYQRWLCCKKAHELLTLHGLLLIITPDSSHQGRHALMMRSWRVAIESLGFRRYKYVKFSHMHMLAFRKVSATTSSDLVSHNYPEMLYIPQDFGAVDDGEVFMESYQPVRSDFEDEQVALSFSELPDISYDSDSSESQSSTAPIHELEDPILLYS